TCCATAGCAAacagtacttttcttttttttttttttttgcacatctGTAGTTTGTTTAgtattctttctctctaaaactaGTTTTAAAGACAGCCGATACTATATCTcccttgtttatttcttttaagtttgGTCAACACTGAATATTGTGGTTTCATTAAGCTGTTTTGTTCCAGTTGCCATTTGCTATTTGATAGAAATAGTTTTCTAGTCTTCCCAATGAAACTTTTAAGGAATTCAGGTCTTTTTTTGAAAACCAAATTTGTAGTAATTATAGGTTTATTCTTAACTTTAAATTATTTGCTTTGAGTTTATATAATTTAGTATTAGTTAATAGTATTCCAGTTAACCTAATAATAACTTTATATGCAACACCTGATATGCTTTAGCTGTGCACTACAAAATAAACAGTTATACAACAAAATAGTTATACAACTTTATTGTATTTGATTCTTACATgtacataaactttttaaattgaataaattaatttttaagtaaaaacatgCAACTTTCTGGATTGAACAGTCTCTTCTATCACCAATGACAGGGCAAACAAATCTAAAACGGGTAAAGATAAGCTCCACCAAGAGAAAAACTTGGCAGCCTCTTTCAAGGAGTACCAGAgagcatttgcaaactatgatGGAATCAGTAATAATGTGAGTCTAAAATACTTCTGTTTCACTCTTGGTTCCTACTTATGTATTTGCTATAAACATCTTTCTAAATGttactatatatatatggaaatagaGCAGTTTTCTATCTCAGAAGAATATATTAGCCAtcaataaaaaaagttttaattctaGAAACTTGGGATtccatcagtgaaataaaaaccaAGTCTGTGTGGcctgatctgtatataaaatttCAGCTTGTTTTGTCAATAGAGATTCTTTAATAAGAAGTTACGTTGAAAGTGATACTTCATATGGATGCCACTATCTTAGAGGGGACACAGAAAAACTAAAACTATTCTGCTGTCATGGAACTGAACTTTGTCAGAGAATtcagaaatataaattaattattaCTCTACAATATAAtagaaataacaaaagaaaaactttattgTACCCTTGTTTAAGAAGTagttaatttaaaaggaaaattgatTGATCCTGCCTAACGAGTGAGTGGGACATGTCAgagaaataagagagaaaaaatacacATTGTATTATTTGTGTTTCAAActaatatttagttttttttattttctagagcAATTTTGAGTAAcagtattaaaaacaaagaacaaattcAATATCATCTCAACTGTCTGAAGAAAAGGTAATGTAGTTATGAAATTGGAAATggttagaaaataattttgctaAAACAGACATTGTTGgaatgtaaaatttttttaagatgttgaacaatttggaaatatatattctttctcCCTAGATGGTTGCTGCATATGTTTCTGATAAGTTTCACAGAGGTTTGCAAAAGTACATCACACTGTACTATGttgatatttgaaaattattttctcaactactttgtttcattttgtacTATGTTTCTCTATCTGATATTTTTGCTAATGCTGTTTTTCCTTCACTTCATATTGTATTCCATTGTTTGCACAAGCAAGACATAATTGTTTTCTATGATATTATAGCTTTTCACCTGTGGCAAGTCACTAATAGAGGTTTCTTctcaagtgttctttttttttaaaaaaaagatttaattatttttttgaaaaacagagttacatagacagagatcttccaccttccaGTTCAACAACcagttccactccccaaatgtgtgtgtgtgtgtgtgtatgtatgtatgtattatatcTCAAGGCCTGCTTGTTTTCTCACTTTTACTTTCACAACTCTCTTTAGTTCCTAGAGTAACCATACCAAAGATACTTAACTTCTAGTGATACAGCAGAGGAGAATATAGCAAACTGATCCTAATTGACTCTACTAAATTTTGTAGGGTGGCATTTTTGAAAGTATATTTGAAACACATGTTCTTATAGATAAGCACTGAATAAAAGTCCTGTTTGAGAAGCAATATTTGGGTACCCTAACATATAAAAAGCCCTGTAGTAAGTAAGTTTGTTTCACTTTGTCTAACCTAGCACATCCCAAATTGATATTCACCATAGGAACTCTTTTTCATACATTAGTCTCTTCTTTTGTCTGCATGATGGTTCCTTTCTTTtagtacacttttttttaattttcagtggTTCTCAGTAGATTAAAACTGTGGTCATAGGCAACTCcctatatatgttttttttttttagtcttgtgaagaaagaagaaatgaccCTTAGTTTCAGTTAGAAACTTCTGAGAGATAGTCTCCGATTGGTCCATTTGAGGGGATAAACCTATCCTTGTTCAACCTATCCTTGTACTGATTTTGTGGCAACAGCTACAGAGGGTGTGATTGATGCAATATGCCTACCACAGTGATCAAACATAGTGTTGCTAGGCAAACAAAATTGTTAGTCACTATAGTTTCTAAAAGAAACTGCTCTATAAAAACCATTTTATAAGTGGTTATTATGTGTTGTTGATATACTTTAATTAACCTTTAGAACAAACTTCCTAGAAAGAGACCTTctattctgttgtttttttgtttgtttgtttgtttttttgccagtagcaggctgttttgattataactgccctgtagtatatcttgaaatcttgaTAATAGTTTAGAACACAGCTCTTTAGTCTTAGTATTTTATCTGTATTAAACTTTATGAAACTCAGTTTTCTTTGAAATTGCTTTGAGTAACAAGTGAAAATTCTTGTAATGGTTGCATTCTCTTAAATAAATGtgatttaggccggcgctgcggctcaataggctaatcctccgccttgcggcgccggcacaccgggttctagtcccagtcggggcaccgatcctgtcccagttgcccctcttccaggccagctctctgctgtggccagggagtgcagtggaggatggcccaggtgcttgggccctgcaccccatgggagaccagggggaagcacctggctcctgtcatcggatcagcgcggtgcgccggccgcagtggccattggagggtgaaccaacggcaaaaaggaagacctttctctctgtttctctctctctcactgtccactctgcctgtcaaaaaaaataaaaaataaaaaaaataaaaaataaaaaataaatgtgatttaAGGCTCAGAgtcaaagtgccagttcaagtcacaggctgctccacttcagattcagttccctgctaatgttcctggaaagatGACCGCAATACTTGGACCCttaccacccatgtaagagacccagatggagttctgagctcctggttttcaTTCTGGCACAGACCCCACTGTTCTCATTTGAAAAGTTAACccgcagatagaagatctctttatttggctctcctctctgtcactctgcctttcaaataaataaataaataaataatgttttgatTGTATTCTCTAGGTTGCTACAACTGTATGAAACTCTCAAAGCCCCTTCCAAAAAGCTAAAAGATTTAACTAATGTGTCAAGTCTACTGAATATGGAAAGAGCACAGGAAAGAGTTAATGAAGATGGTCTGACATTACTACAGGTATGAAATTTGAAGAGAGAATCCAAAATTAGAGGGTTTAGGGAAAAGGAAGagattaaaagtatttaaaattaacatattCTTTCAGTATTGAATGCTAATTCTTGGGCAAactttttcattaatgttttttgttattgtttaatcAAAGTCAAAGGTTGCCTGACTTTTGGACCTTTAAAGTTGaagtttttctgatttatttgttGTCAAATAGCAGTTCTGTTCTTCTCACCAGACTACTTACTTGAACTGAACTCTtattatttctaatttaacaAGTTATAGGAACTTCTCactaaatgaaatttcaaaacatatttatttttccttatatatGACAAGAAAATACAATCATCATCATCTTTGTCATTATAATAGCTAATGTGTACTGAATACTTTCTACTTAATTATTGTATAATAATATCCTTTACTTCTTTCAATGGCTTAAAGAGCCTATAACTTAAAtaatcctcattttacaaatgcagTAAAAAGAACACTACTATTTGTAACTGAGCTTTCAGCAAACTGCTTAAACTTGAGACATAAACCTTCACAGGCTCACTTCAGagcgtgattttttttttttttttttttttaattatttgaaaggcagagttagagagaagagagagagagagagttcttccatccactgattcattcccctaatggctgcaatcactgtggctgggccaggccaaagccaaggagccagtagtttcttccgggtctcccacatgggtgtagggacccagggatttggcccatcttccactgctttcccaggcgtgtttataggcagctggatcagaagtggagcaggtggggctgaaactggtgcctatatgggatgacagtgcaacaggctgtgacttaagccactataccacagtgccagtcccaagagCATGATTCTTAAGCATTATGTTATTTTGCATCCtaatggaaaataatattaaCTGTCATAATTAATTTCAAACATTTAATTAGTAAATCTGTAAACAACCTTAAAAACTTGCCAAATatttacaaaaactaaaaaaataaaataaaatatcaggcCACATATATCCCTTGGACTTTTTTAAATAGTTTGTAGATGTGGTgcttaaatcttttttaacatttcagtAAGTTTTGAATAGCAATAGCTTATGCAAGGAATACATCACCAAGAATTTCTAATTCAAAAATCACAAACAATATACTCCAGTTCTTGCATAGGATTGAGAATAAAGTTGAAGGGATAGGTTTCTGGAAAACAAATCTACATATATTGTTAGATAATAGGGCTATGTTTCATTGTGGGTACTTCACTTTATTCATAGTTTtaacatgtatttaatttttatcctAATATTACAATGTTTTCAGGGCATTTTTTCAGTATTGGTACTAATACCactatttaataaacatttaggtGGCATTAATTTATCTTAATATAATTTAAAGTATAATGGTATAAGTTATTTTAACATTTACTATTTCTACAAATCAGTTTAAGTTTTTCTGAAGTAATAAACCTTAATGTGCTTTTTTCAATTGTTGGAAGCATATCTTGTTTACAGTTTAAATTAGACATCCAAATGACAGAGCATAAATGTAGTTCATGGTTTCCTTGGAAGTCAGTTACCCAGTGGAAGCACCATCAGCCTTTTAGGCAGAAGAGTTCTTCATTGGCACAAGAGGATTGTTTAGCGGTTACTAAACTGTCttatctattaatttttttagtgTGTGGCTTAATTAGAAACATGTCTTTTCCTACAGCAGTATAGTTTTTTCTGATGATAATTTTCTAGAACTTCTAATAGTATCAGAAGTTTTACTCATTCAACCACAAGTTCATTGTAACTAACCTAAGAGATGATGTAGGATAAGGGCAATCAATGGTGATTCTGAGAGAGTCCTGTGGAAAGATAAAATTAGTTTATAAAAACTTCTAAACTAATCTTATAAAAACTGTGACATCAGATTTCAAAATCAGAATTGGCAtaagaatttttgaaaatgaaggcTAAAAATAACAGTTTTAAAGACAACAAAAGTATGCCTAAAGCATATGCACAAAATATTTGACTACTTAACCTGATTTTTCAAGCTAACTAAAAGAAATGTGGAAAATTGACAGAGGTATAGAAAAAATCCTAAACTAGATTAGTGTCAACAAATAATGTTACAAAATTCAGGAAAGAATtatacataaaaggaaaaaatatcttTCAGATTTGCAGAATAGAAGAAACACTGAAGCAAATAAACAACAGATAATGTCTGTTataaatagaagataaaataaaaacaaaattttcagaatcataaagacattttttaagaagaattGAGGGAGACTGGCgatgcggcatagcaggtaaggctgctgcttgcagtgctggcatcccatataggtgctggttcatgtctcagctgctccacttctgatccagctctctgctatggcctgggaaagcagtagaagatggcccaagtccttgggcccctgcacccatgtgggagacctggaagaagctcctggctcctggcttcagatcagcacagctctgggcattgcggctatctgggaggtgaaccagcagagggaagacctctctctctctctctctctctctctctctgtctctctctctctctctctctctctttctgcctctgcctctgcctctgcctctgcctctgcctctgcctctctgtaaccttgtctttcaaataaataaatctttaaaaaaaagaaaaatagaatggaGCCTGGGCCTtcccctattaaaaaaaaataccacaatgagataccatccCACCCAGTCagaatagctattatcaaaaagagtAACAAATGATAGCAAGGCTAttgagaaaggggaactcttgcACACTGTTGGGAATTtaaattaatgcagccactgtggaaaacagtacagaACTTTCTATAAAAGCTCGAAATGGAATTgacatgtgatccagcaatcccactactgggtatcaAAAGACATGAATTGATTATATCAGCGAtgcctgctccaccatgtttttAGCAACACTGCTCACAAGAGCCAAAATACAgactcaaccaaggtgtccagCATCATATGAATGGTTAaagaaatatggtatatataccattcagctatttaaaaagaacggaatcctgtcatttataacatcacattgagtgaaataaaccagacacaggaaaataaacaccacatgttttcctttatatgtgagAGCTAAGATTAAAAAAGAATCCCAATACAGACTATTTAACTAGTAGAGGCTTGGAGAGGCTAGGAGTTtgggttaaaaaaataataaggggaGCTGGTTgtagttcattaattgtgacagaGACACTAACATGAGATGTTATACAGGGAAATGGAATGGGGGATATATtggaactctttgtattactacgttaaaatctttgttttataaagtaaaactattctgaaatgtttttaaaaatatgtatcaacAAAGCATATCCAGTTAGGAACCTGTTCAAACAAAATGTAAAGATAGTTCCAGTTTATGAGAAAATCAGGAATATGAGCACTAACTGTATAATTAGTATTAAGGAATGTATTGGGATTTAAAATGTGATAATGATTTTATggtcatgtgtttattttttttaagattttatttatttatttgagagagttacagacagtgagatagagaaaggtcctccatctgctggttcataatCCCCaaatcacaatggctggagctgtgcccatccaaagccaggagccaagaacttcctctgggtctcccatgtggatacagaggcccaaggacttgggccatcttacactgccttcccaggccatagcagagagctggaatggaagaggactgccgggacacgaactggcgcccatatgggatgccggcaccgcaggtggcagattaacctactgcaccacagcgccggccctggtcaTGTGTTTATTAAGTCCTTTAGAGCTACACACTGAAATACTTATGTATGAAATGGTAGGATATCTAGGATTTGCTTCACAATAGTACAGGGGAAGGAGAAATGGATGGAGTTAAGAGATGAAATAAGGTGGTGGTGAGTTAATAATTACAGTTGGGATAGGTATATGAGGGTTCATGATAACATCTTGTCTTATTTTCTGCAGTTGAaattttccacaataaaaaaattgaactcTCTTCTGTGGAGTTTACATTCTAGTGAGTGGAGCTCACTGTCCCAAAATCTTACAAACCTAGGGATCGGCACTCTGACTGTAAAGGGCTGGACATTTACTTTAGCCTTTGTGTACCACATAGAGTCTCTGTTGCATATCCTTTTGTTCTGTTATTGTTCTACCCATCCTTTAAAATGTAACAACTAGTTCATAGTTCTTGGACTATACAAAAGCATCCCATGAGCTGTTGCAAACCATTGCAGGTATCATTGTacccttttttttgaaaaaatgttaatTCAGAAAGCTAAGTAAAAGATACATCAAAATACttgtgaaaaaaatttaatttaaagatgtttattttgttgacaCAATATTTGAAATCTACAAatagttgtttcataatatgcatttctatgaaatttttaaaaccccattgtatgcatggatttcaaaaaattttgcaccaaaataaactttccttttaatttctttttgaagaaccttcataTGTTTCTTGAGGAAGACTTCTGAAGTTACCAACAACATTTCTGCTTCTGCTATTTGGAGAAAGACATAGATACAGAGTTTGTGTTGCTAGCAAGATTTAAGACTGATTATGTCTGTATTTTTTCTATAGGACTTATTCACTTGTTCTTTAATCCCTACAAACAATGCTTATCATTAACTATTGCTAGGATTAGATTTCAAAGTAGGGCAGCACTTAATACCCTTCAGAAAACTAGACACTGGTTGATTGTATAGCTGGCTTGCAAATAGCACATCCCTGATATTTTCAtactcttttctttggtttctcatTTTTAGGTTGTCATTCTCTTTAAATCATATATTCCTTTAATGTGGGAAACATTgtttttcattaatattcattccTAGCCTGCTTTCTTTAGCAAATTAAAGTAGCAGATACTCAAACattactaaataaatgaaaaactaaattGGGAATTTTTCTGCTACACCAAGCTATATGATTCTTAAAGAAGTCTGCTCTGTTTGCTGTCAtcagtccttgggctctgcaagATTCAATTTTGGTTCTTCCAGGATGTCTGTTCCTGGaagccttggttaaatttttagGGAAACATTCATGTACATGGGATATCTCTCCTCCACATTCCAGGGAAATTGTTCCCTTGTGATGAAATATTATGTTGGCAAACCAGCTTTCTAGGAAgtctgtaataaaaataaattcaccagtttcttcaaaaagtactttaaTATCCATGATGTTTTAAAATGCACATATATAGCAACATATGCTAGAGTTTAATAATGTATTTAactaaaaatagtaattttttttctgatttaggaagAAATAGATAAACTAGTGGAGACCACAGAGTTGATGACTGGGAAGATTCAGAGCCTAAAGAACGAAATACAGATTCTGGCAAGTgaggtggaagaggaggagcagaaggtaaaacatttttaattgttaGAATAAAAGTATTGCTAAACTTTGGGTGTAATTTTCAATGTTTAAATTTTATCagaactcagaatcagcccttgaggcatttggagctggctaaaaagcccatgagagtttctcaggctggaa
The sequence above is drawn from the Lepus europaeus isolate LE1 chromosome 3, mLepTim1.pri, whole genome shotgun sequence genome and encodes:
- the CENPQ gene encoding centromere protein Q, producing the protein MKMPGKTNASKKSQQLKRNPKRKIDDEEVKLPEKEVRKTVKRNKNHTKRLSSEGQTNLKRVKISSTKRKTWQPLSRSTREHLQTMMESVIIAILSNSIKNKEQIQYHLNCLKKRLLQLYETLKAPSKKLKDLTNVSSLLNMERAQERVNEDGLTLLQEEIDKLVETTELMTGKIQSLKNEIQILASEVEEEEQKMLQMSSSGVLSLPQLSQNSLKAPTLQKEILTLIPNQDALLKDLDVLHNSSEVKNMLNFIEEAYKKVEAS